Proteins encoded together in one Dermacentor variabilis isolate Ectoservices chromosome 2, ASM5094787v1, whole genome shotgun sequence window:
- the LOC142570579 gene encoding kelch-like protein 21 has translation MSSGWGPFLLPGTEDCVLRTEDGGAFRAHRALLCAASPYFRGLLCGGHTDVLLGGVKGSVLNALLAHEYTNQLCVTTDNVLEVMAAADMLLLEHCREKCMEMVLQNVQIGNCLSLAVVSKQYYWQAFRDYLLGYILEHFDEQNKQH, from the exons ATGTCCTCGGGCTGGGGTCCTTTCCTGCTGCCCGGAACAGAGGACTGCGTGTTGCGCACCGAGGACGGTGGCGCATTCCGGGCACACAGGGCCCTTCTGTGCGCGGCCAGCCCCTACTTCCGAGGCCTGCTATGCGGCGGCCATACCGACGTGCTGCTGGGAGGAGTCAAGGGATCGGTGCTCAATGCCTTGCTCGCTCACGAATACACGAATCAG CTATGCGTTACAACCGATAACGTGCTGGAGGTGATGGCGGCTGCCGACATGCTGCTGCTAGAGCACTGCCGAGAGAAATGCATGGAGATGGTGCTGCAAAACGTTCAAATCGGGAACTGCCTTAGCCTGGCCGTGGTCAGCAAGCAGTACTACTGGCAAGCTTTTCGCGACTACCTGCTGGGATACATACTCGAACACTTCGATGAG caaaacaagcaaCACTGA